A single Chryseobacterium sp. DNA region contains:
- a CDS encoding acyl carrier protein, translating into MDTVNATLKMNHEELFTLLKGFITEVIGAEFVEEMDITPESSFTKDLEMDSIEIVSFSEKIKAHFGDQIDFTGWLSSMDLDQLINLDLSMIINYIYECQ; encoded by the coding sequence ATGGACACTGTAAACGCAACATTAAAAATGAACCACGAAGAACTATTCACTCTTTTAAAAGGTTTTATTACTGAAGTGATAGGCGCTGAATTTGTAGAAGAAATGGATATTACTCCTGAAAGTTCATTCACCAAAGATCTTGAAATGGACAGCATCGAGATTGTTTCTTTTTCTGAAAAAATCAAAGCGCATTTTGGCGATCAGATCGACTTTACAGGTTGGTTATCTTCTATGGATCTTGACCAGCTTATTAATCTTGACCTTAGTATGATCATCAATTATATCTACGAATGCCAATAA
- a CDS encoding SDR family NAD(P)-dependent oxidoreductase, whose protein sequence is MLGIETKDTFTVNKKEGKVAFLFPGQGSQRINMARDLFVVFPAMRKIIDEYPELEKVVFPSKTFNEADLKQQKETIKDTRLAQPLLGIVDLALAQFLESLGIIPDMLAGHSYGEIPALCFAGVFGEDQLVDLSVQRAHSILDSVEGGDPGSMLAASATHERLQPVIAKVEGCYPVNFNAPTQCVIAGSTEAINKLLEILKQEGISAKKLEVACAFHSPLLAKSKDLYAHVLKDVPFQEMQIPVWSNTTAEVYPANPSEIKERLTDHLVQPVRFVEQLQAMYNDGARIFIEVGPGKVLTGLTKSCLEKDQLTLYVEDNSRNKFSHLLCMLAQYLGTGRSFSIDKLFDGRSVKVIDLNQPELYKKSPAIWHVNGQTAHPTHGNLPSNGALPLINPIPMNNFTNQPQAPATEAQSTAERMLQEYLNSMKLMIQAQRDVMLSFMGQNPQAFPAPVYNAPVQAPVQQPISAIPVQPVQQERPVAVAAVKQVPSRDIKSLLLQVVSDKTGYPQEMLGMEMDLEADLSIDSIKRVEIIGTLRNELGSLGNGNTSEDTVMEQLAGIKTLSGLVSWLTEYTGTETSEAPEKNGSANEPAASKLPTQPAFSLEDLQNAILNIVSEKTGYPKEMLGLDLDLEADLSIDSIKRMEIIGDLKTKIGFGQNLEQADDVMEKLAAIKTLRGLASWISEMNGETNEATQETKETNTAEPTQNVLSRLRFDITPTDASLVQNTEVLQGKRFAITQDDSKQTSAIKEALEKHGAIVELVDTEKDLSNIDGLIMLDLFSATDKPSIIDHVDLIKKLDFDKAKWVYLISDIPAHLQEITDARVLRHHQGYPGLFKSLAREFDHTTCRLISLSTPQEVDQIAEITLKEILTNDKPAEIIYKNDQRHKVDIIPSPLSTSLEEVHIQLDQKSVVLVLGGAQGITAELAKHMSQAYPCTYILVGRSADPRNEASSLKEFEGMKTKEEIRSFLIKSGQFTSPAEIEKETTRVFKNNQILRTIRDMEALGNTIIYQSLDLCDEEGLGNLISSIYEKYDRLDGVIHGAGLLEDKLFKQKTTSSFGRVFDTKVKPLRVLAEQLRTDCQFVVLFSSIASVYGNKGQTDYAAANSVLDDYANALNKRLKGKVISINWGPWKGAGMVSSTLESEYERRGISMIPLDEGKETFLNEIKYGTESQVLIMSGNNW, encoded by the coding sequence TTGCTAGGGATTGAAACAAAAGACACCTTTACCGTGAATAAAAAAGAAGGTAAAGTAGCCTTTTTATTCCCTGGACAAGGCAGCCAGAGAATCAATATGGCTCGTGACTTATTCGTCGTTTTCCCGGCTATGCGTAAGATTATTGATGAGTATCCTGAACTTGAAAAAGTGGTTTTTCCATCTAAAACCTTTAACGAAGCTGATTTAAAACAACAAAAAGAAACCATTAAAGATACCCGTTTAGCACAACCCCTTTTAGGAATTGTAGACCTTGCATTAGCTCAATTCCTGGAGTCACTGGGCATTATTCCGGATATGCTGGCAGGTCATAGCTATGGTGAAATACCGGCTTTATGTTTTGCAGGGGTATTTGGAGAGGATCAATTGGTTGACTTAAGTGTTCAGAGAGCTCACTCTATTTTAGATTCCGTAGAAGGTGGAGATCCAGGCTCCATGCTGGCAGCAAGTGCTACCCACGAACGTTTACAGCCGGTCATTGCTAAAGTAGAAGGATGTTATCCGGTCAACTTTAACGCTCCTACTCAATGTGTTATTGCAGGAAGTACAGAAGCAATCAACAAATTACTGGAAATCCTTAAACAGGAAGGTATTTCTGCTAAAAAACTAGAAGTAGCCTGTGCATTCCACAGCCCGTTATTGGCAAAATCCAAGGATTTATATGCTCATGTATTAAAAGACGTTCCTTTCCAGGAAATGCAGATTCCTGTATGGTCCAATACTACTGCGGAAGTATATCCGGCGAATCCATCTGAAATAAAAGAAAGACTTACTGATCATCTGGTACAGCCTGTAAGATTCGTAGAGCAGCTTCAGGCAATGTACAACGATGGCGCAAGAATTTTCATCGAAGTAGGACCAGGAAAAGTACTTACCGGATTGACTAAATCCTGCCTGGAAAAAGATCAGCTGACTTTATATGTTGAAGACAACAGCCGCAATAAATTCAGTCACCTGCTTTGCATGTTGGCACAATATTTAGGAACTGGCCGAAGCTTCAGTATTGATAAACTTTTTGATGGCCGCAGCGTTAAGGTTATTGATCTTAACCAACCTGAGCTTTACAAGAAGAGCCCAGCCATCTGGCATGTTAACGGGCAGACTGCCCACCCAACTCATGGTAATCTGCCATCTAATGGTGCTTTACCACTCATAAACCCTATTCCCATGAACAATTTTACTAATCAACCACAGGCCCCTGCAACTGAAGCTCAGTCTACTGCTGAACGTATGCTGCAGGAATATTTAAACAGCATGAAATTAATGATACAGGCACAGCGTGATGTGATGCTTTCCTTTATGGGACAGAATCCTCAGGCATTCCCTGCTCCTGTATACAATGCTCCGGTACAGGCTCCGGTTCAACAGCCAATATCTGCCATTCCGGTTCAGCCTGTTCAGCAGGAAAGACCGGTAGCCGTTGCAGCTGTGAAACAAGTTCCATCAAGAGATATCAAATCCTTATTACTGCAGGTGGTAAGTGACAAAACAGGATATCCTCAGGAAATGCTGGGTATGGAAATGGATCTGGAAGCGGATTTAAGTATTGATTCCATTAAAAGAGTTGAAATCATCGGAACACTTCGTAATGAACTGGGAAGTCTGGGTAACGGAAATACCAGTGAAGATACCGTTATGGAACAATTAGCAGGAATAAAAACCTTAAGCGGTCTTGTTTCATGGCTTACTGAATATACAGGAACAGAAACTTCTGAAGCTCCTGAAAAAAACGGATCAGCAAATGAACCTGCAGCTTCAAAATTACCAACTCAACCAGCATTCTCTCTCGAAGATCTTCAAAATGCTATTCTGAATATTGTAAGTGAAAAAACAGGATACCCGAAAGAAATGTTAGGTCTGGACTTAGATCTGGAAGCTGATTTAAGTATCGATTCCATTAAGCGTATGGAAATCATTGGTGACCTTAAAACCAAGATCGGTTTTGGTCAAAACCTTGAACAGGCGGATGATGTCATGGAAAAACTGGCTGCCATTAAAACACTTCGCGGTCTGGCAAGCTGGATCAGCGAAATGAATGGTGAAACCAACGAAGCTACTCAGGAAACAAAAGAAACAAATACCGCAGAACCAACCCAAAATGTACTTTCACGTCTTCGTTTTGATATCACACCGACTGACGCTTCTCTAGTACAAAATACAGAAGTATTGCAGGGGAAACGTTTCGCCATCACTCAAGATGACAGCAAACAAACGTCTGCAATCAAAGAAGCGTTGGAAAAACATGGAGCCATCGTGGAATTAGTAGATACAGAAAAAGATCTTTCAAACATTGATGGATTAATTATGTTAGACCTATTCTCCGCAACGGATAAACCAAGCATTATCGATCACGTAGATCTGATCAAAAAACTGGATTTTGATAAAGCAAAATGGGTGTACCTGATTTCAGATATCCCGGCACACCTTCAGGAAATAACGGATGCCCGCGTATTGCGTCATCATCAGGGATATCCGGGTCTGTTCAAGAGTTTAGCAAGAGAGTTTGACCATACTACTTGCAGATTGATCAGTCTAAGTACTCCTCAGGAAGTGGATCAGATTGCTGAAATTACTTTAAAGGAAATCCTTACTAATGATAAACCTGCTGAAATTATTTACAAAAATGACCAACGACATAAAGTAGATATCATTCCTTCTCCATTGTCAACCAGCCTGGAAGAAGTTCATATCCAACTGGATCAGAAATCTGTTGTTTTGGTACTTGGAGGTGCACAAGGGATTACCGCTGAACTGGCAAAACATATGTCCCAAGCTTATCCCTGCACTTATATCCTGGTGGGAAGATCAGCAGATCCAAGAAATGAAGCCTCTTCTCTGAAGGAATTTGAAGGAATGAAAACCAAGGAAGAAATAAGAAGCTTCCTTATCAAATCCGGCCAATTCACTTCTCCTGCAGAAATAGAAAAAGAAACAACAAGAGTTTTCAAAAACAATCAGATCCTGCGCACAATCCGTGATATGGAAGCGCTTGGGAACACCATTATTTATCAATCATTAGACCTTTGCGATGAAGAAGGTTTAGGTAACCTGATCAGCAGTATTTATGAAAAATACGACCGTCTGGACGGAGTGATTCACGGAGCCGGTCTTTTGGAAGACAAGCTTTTCAAACAGAAGACCACCAGTTCTTTCGGACGTGTATTCGATACGAAAGTAAAACCTTTGCGTGTATTGGCAGAACAACTGCGTACAGATTGCCAGTTTGTGGTTCTTTTTTCAAGTATAGCTTCAGTATATGGTAACAAAGGCCAGACAGATTATGCTGCGGCCAACAGTGTACTGGATGATTATGCGAATGCTTTAAATAAAAGATTAAAAGGAAAAGTAATCTCCATCAACTGGGGGCCTTGGAAAGGTGCCGGAATGGTTTCTTCCACCCTCGAATCAGAGTACGAACGCAGAGGTATTTCTATGATTCCATTGGATGAAGGGAAAGAAACCTTCCTTAACGAGATCAAATACGGAACTGAAAGCCAAGTGCTGATCATGTCAGGAAACAATTGGTAA
- a CDS encoding beta-ketoacyl synthase N-terminal-like domain-containing protein — MKKTDVAVIGLSCVFPGAQDANTFWQNIVNKVDSTELAPADRIDPVHFSDATSPVDRFYCQRGGFIPDYTFDPTAFGILPLAVEGTEPDHLLTLDLVQKALEDAGVFQKKVSLEKTGIIIGKGNYTGPGATRAIEIVRTGEQISSLLQELLPHVSSADIEKVKHAFQERKGRFAADTAMGLIPNLVASLVANRFNLGGAAFTVDAACASALIAVDHAVQELQRGRSDIMIAGGVHTGQNAAFWSIFAQLGAMSHQQQIKPFSIDADGLLIGEGCGFVVLKRLEDAVRDQDKIYAVIKGVGVSSDGNGTSVMSPSVKGQLKALEQAWINADLDKNKVGYLEAHGTGTPLGDKTELQTLAQFFGKEEAAPAAGIGSVKSNIGHAMPAAGIAGLIKTCLALHHDTLPPTLYCENPTAEMQNTRFEPVQEAKNWSKTGLPKVAAVNAFGFGGINAHVVLEGYDMPKKDHVLILARPSHEELLSALQNNETTIGEGDFRVAIFDPTPARVEKAIKIVSKNITWRNKQDIWYTSAPLLKYGGKVAFVFPGLDGLAKGEVDSVSRYFGLTAPIETEGEGLLTDALNIFNNCSILDHSLKKLGIIPDMNAGHSLGEWLAGYSSELAEANSVKALIDVLNPETFELKDSKFIAIGAGIDVIKPFITEISNLYVSNDNCPNQVILCGSNTALDELVPLLKAKQIFHQVLPFQSGFHSPFIADKLDVILAGMEKAQFQQTKIPLWSATTLEPYPADQAAIRKLSAEHLVQPVRFRELTDRLYEEGARVFIQVGTGGLIGFIDDTLKGKAFSTIASSVPTRSASAQLQRVVASLFVEGKTIALDFLEIQNHSKRPSGKGIKLELGSPIIRNFKEVKALAQSFEAPKQYTATASSIATKSGHPLVQAFQDNVADMIRMQEEVLTLFQNRPEITIQRPTPVVPTAQKASRSTTFSKDLYVTLESHPYLIDHSLLRQPKGWAHVADMEPVIPMTMIFEQLAEIAEAEAPGTQVHKIMNVSVFQWMNVASPFEKTVKGEWRSPNHAYLDIDNFANAEVLLKSSPVPAPVFNLSIGDLLPIERTPEEIYDMHMFHGDQYQGITEVSAVGNKGIVGKIKGNGGKGSLLDNAGQLFGLWLQLTLVKDRIAFPVKIRDIEFFGDMHDQEGIFECTCMLTELNDEFAIADIILKRDGKVWCAITGWQNRRMEIDAPLWNVSMSPLHNRLSEEIAPEVFFFHQAYTRVASWDFILKRYFNQTEKQHHQQLLPNKKKNWMVSRVAVKDAVRNLLRQEKNHACFPITFEIRSDEVGKPYLISDFTEDIHISLAHKGKEAVGIARYGKSVGIDMELMEERSSGFYDMVFTDKELTLLKDRDQAEWTTRFWVAKEAYGKFLGTGLKGNPKAFEVEMIKDDHLWINNIEIKTIKHQNYIIGWTL, encoded by the coding sequence ATGAAAAAAACAGATGTTGCTGTAATTGGTCTATCCTGTGTCTTTCCCGGGGCACAGGATGCCAACACTTTTTGGCAGAATATTGTCAATAAAGTCGATTCTACCGAGCTCGCTCCGGCTGATCGGATCGATCCGGTTCATTTTAGTGATGCGACAAGTCCCGTTGATCGTTTTTATTGTCAGCGTGGAGGGTTTATCCCTGATTACACCTTCGATCCTACCGCGTTTGGTATTCTGCCATTGGCTGTTGAAGGTACGGAACCGGATCATTTGCTGACCCTTGATCTGGTACAGAAAGCACTGGAAGATGCAGGGGTATTCCAAAAGAAGGTTTCTCTTGAAAAAACAGGGATTATCATCGGTAAAGGAAACTATACCGGTCCCGGAGCTACCCGGGCTATTGAAATTGTAAGAACCGGCGAGCAGATCTCCTCGTTACTGCAGGAATTACTGCCTCACGTTTCTTCTGCAGACATTGAAAAGGTAAAACATGCCTTCCAGGAACGTAAAGGACGTTTTGCAGCAGATACTGCCATGGGATTAATTCCCAATCTTGTTGCCTCTCTTGTAGCCAACCGCTTCAATTTAGGCGGAGCCGCATTTACCGTTGATGCCGCTTGCGCCTCTGCTTTAATTGCTGTAGATCATGCCGTACAGGAACTTCAGAGAGGTCGTTCCGACATCATGATTGCAGGAGGCGTACACACAGGACAGAATGCCGCTTTCTGGAGTATTTTTGCCCAGCTGGGAGCCATGTCTCATCAACAGCAGATCAAGCCGTTCAGTATAGATGCTGACGGTCTATTGATTGGTGAAGGCTGCGGTTTTGTAGTCTTAAAAAGATTGGAAGATGCCGTTCGGGATCAGGATAAAATCTATGCTGTGATTAAAGGGGTGGGCGTAAGCAGTGATGGTAATGGAACCAGCGTGATGAGTCCTTCAGTAAAAGGTCAGTTAAAGGCTTTGGAACAGGCATGGATCAATGCTGATTTAGATAAAAATAAAGTAGGATATCTTGAGGCTCATGGCACAGGAACTCCCCTTGGAGATAAAACAGAGCTTCAGACCTTAGCTCAGTTCTTCGGAAAAGAAGAAGCGGCCCCGGCAGCAGGGATCGGATCGGTAAAGTCCAATATTGGGCATGCTATGCCGGCAGCCGGAATTGCAGGATTGATTAAAACCTGTTTAGCATTACATCACGATACTTTGCCGCCAACCTTATATTGTGAGAATCCCACTGCAGAGATGCAGAACACAAGATTTGAACCCGTACAGGAAGCCAAAAACTGGTCAAAAACAGGACTGCCAAAAGTAGCTGCAGTGAATGCTTTCGGATTCGGCGGGATCAATGCACATGTTGTCCTTGAAGGCTATGATATGCCGAAAAAAGATCATGTGTTGATATTGGCAAGACCTAGCCATGAAGAACTGCTTTCAGCATTACAAAATAATGAAACGACCATTGGTGAAGGTGATTTCAGAGTTGCTATCTTCGATCCTACTCCCGCAAGAGTAGAAAAAGCCATTAAAATTGTTTCCAAGAATATTACCTGGAGAAACAAACAGGATATCTGGTATACTTCTGCTCCATTATTAAAATATGGCGGTAAAGTAGCTTTTGTATTCCCTGGCTTAGACGGCCTGGCAAAAGGTGAGGTAGATAGTGTGAGCCGTTATTTTGGATTAACAGCTCCTATCGAAACGGAAGGTGAAGGACTTTTAACCGACGCTTTAAATATCTTCAACAATTGCAGTATCCTTGATCATTCACTGAAAAAACTGGGAATTATCCCAGATATGAATGCCGGACACAGTTTAGGAGAATGGCTGGCGGGTTACTCTTCAGAATTAGCGGAAGCCAACTCTGTGAAAGCATTAATTGATGTGCTGAATCCTGAAACATTTGAATTAAAGGATTCCAAGTTCATTGCCATCGGAGCGGGAATTGATGTTATAAAACCTTTTATCACTGAAATTTCAAACCTTTATGTTTCCAATGACAATTGCCCTAATCAGGTGATTCTTTGCGGAAGCAATACAGCTCTGGATGAATTAGTGCCTTTGTTAAAAGCAAAACAGATCTTCCATCAGGTATTGCCATTCCAGTCCGGATTCCACTCTCCTTTTATCGCGGATAAACTGGATGTCATCCTTGCGGGAATGGAAAAGGCACAGTTCCAGCAGACAAAAATACCATTGTGGTCTGCTACCACATTAGAACCTTATCCTGCAGATCAGGCAGCGATCAGAAAACTGAGTGCCGAGCATTTGGTGCAGCCTGTTCGTTTCCGTGAACTGACAGATAGATTATACGAAGAAGGTGCAAGAGTCTTCATCCAGGTAGGCACAGGAGGTCTGATCGGATTTATTGATGATACCTTAAAGGGGAAAGCCTTCAGTACGATTGCTTCCAGCGTTCCTACTCGTTCCGCATCAGCACAACTACAACGTGTAGTCGCTTCATTATTTGTAGAAGGGAAAACAATCGCTCTTGATTTTCTGGAGATTCAGAATCATTCTAAAAGACCATCAGGAAAAGGCATTAAGTTGGAATTAGGGTCGCCTATTATCCGTAATTTTAAAGAAGTTAAAGCACTGGCTCAATCTTTTGAGGCACCAAAACAATATACCGCAACCGCTTCATCCATTGCCACAAAAAGTGGTCATCCACTGGTACAGGCATTCCAGGACAACGTTGCGGATATGATCCGTATGCAGGAAGAAGTACTGACTTTATTCCAGAACCGTCCGGAAATTACAATCCAAAGACCTACCCCTGTAGTTCCTACAGCTCAAAAGGCATCAAGAAGTACAACCTTCTCAAAAGACTTGTATGTAACCCTGGAAAGTCATCCTTACCTGATCGACCACAGCTTATTGAGACAGCCTAAAGGATGGGCTCATGTCGCTGATATGGAGCCGGTGATTCCGATGACCATGATCTTTGAGCAGCTTGCAGAAATTGCGGAAGCTGAAGCTCCGGGAACGCAGGTTCATAAAATCATGAACGTAAGTGTATTCCAATGGATGAACGTTGCCAGTCCTTTTGAAAAAACAGTAAAAGGAGAATGGCGCTCACCGAATCACGCTTATCTGGATATTGATAATTTTGCAAATGCAGAGGTCCTATTGAAGTCTTCTCCTGTACCTGCACCTGTATTCAACCTTTCCATCGGTGATCTTTTGCCCATTGAAAGAACTCCGGAAGAGATCTATGACATGCACATGTTCCATGGAGATCAATATCAGGGAATTACTGAAGTTTCAGCCGTTGGAAACAAGGGAATTGTAGGAAAAATCAAAGGAAACGGCGGTAAAGGTTCTTTATTGGATAATGCAGGACAGTTATTCGGGCTTTGGCTTCAGCTTACTTTGGTGAAAGACCGTATTGCATTCCCCGTGAAAATCAGAGATATTGAATTCTTCGGAGATATGCACGATCAGGAAGGTATTTTTGAATGTACCTGTATGCTGACCGAGCTTAATGATGAATTTGCCATCGCCGATATCATCCTGAAAAGAGACGGAAAAGTATGGTGCGCCATTACCGGCTGGCAGAACAGAAGAATGGAAATTGATGCTCCGTTATGGAATGTTTCCATGTCACCGCTGCACAACCGTCTTTCTGAAGAGATTGCTCCTGAAGTATTCTTCTTCCACCAGGCGTATACCAGAGTCGCTTCATGGGATTTTATCCTGAAAAGATATTTCAACCAAACGGAAAAACAGCATCACCAGCAATTATTACCCAACAAAAAGAAAAACTGGATGGTAAGCCGTGTAGCGGTGAAAGATGCTGTAAGAAACCTTCTTCGCCAGGAAAAAAATCATGCCTGCTTCCCAATCACCTTTGAAATCCGTTCCGATGAAGTGGGGAAACCTTACCTCATCAGTGATTTTACGGAAGACATCCATATTTCTTTAGCTCATAAAGGCAAAGAAGCCGTGGGCATTGCGAGATATGGAAAATCTGTAGGAATCGATATGGAGCTGATGGAAGAACGCAGTTCAGGATTCTACGACATGGTATTTACCGACAAAGAATTAACCTTATTAAAAGACAGAGATCAGGCAGAATGGACCACCCGTTTCTGGGTAGCCAAGGAAGCTTACGGAAAATTCCTGGGAACAGGACTGAAAGGAAATCCTAAAGCCTTCGAAGTCGAAATGATAAAAGACGATCACCTGTGGATCAACAACATTGAAATCAAAACTATTAAACATCAAAATTATATCATCGGATGGACACTGTAA